Proteins from a genomic interval of Debaryomyces hansenii CBS767 chromosome E complete sequence:
- a CDS encoding DEHA2E02838p (similar to uniprot|P24482 Saccharomyces cerevisiae YPR175W DPB2 Second largest subunit of DNA polymerase II (DNA polymerase epsilon)) — translation MENPSALPIKLQPSNLRPIAYRILSKKHGLNIQTDALKLLTDAVSYKFGFDWKSTQSQQFLEEIAKIWKKQDRGIFIDGPGLKQVIKELSDRNTNQISTRNGSADNLAKKAERSDTLVDNDAENEPVNNAENTLNWQDYFKVINPDEQPNYKYDKHRKQLSFIPSTNAKRLANNLNSNVDYFNNRYHLISDRLSRNENFQKPSFSSISSISKSLSHNNKTNEITLIKNVLGRDGSKFILFGLLSKNANDDFILEDSTDHIELNLTQAYKTEGSFYCPGMFVIVEGIYSASGGSMSNANVIGGCFHVSNIGHPPAERRELSMENYGNLDFMGINRDNDTNNNDNHILRVNKSLKKKLVSLEKTLVNHKLIILGSDCFLDDLKILDGIKKLFGKIESSLIDDETNQPLVIVLIGSFTSNPLTPTNSSVANVSNTENYKSNFDNLSNILSNFPNIVQKVKIALIPGINDPWQSSHSLGGSNLNAFPQRSIPKIFTNRLERLLPKGNLIAGWNPLRINYLSQEIVLMKDDIINKFKRNDIIFSNDLELEQLKLQKDKNDDGLIHATDINTKEPHISPKIKQARKLVKTILDQGNLQPFLKDIRIINTNFDYSLRIEPLPTILILNDATFPTFEVTYNGCKVINTGKLVGNNRKLSFVEYFPSGKKFEFKEVYF, via the coding sequence ATGGAAAACCCCAGTGCATTGCCTATAAAGCTTCAGCCTTCAAATCTAAGACCTATAGCTTATAGGATCTTGTCGAAAAAACATGgtttaaatattcaaacCGACGCATTGAAATTACTAACAGATGCCGTTAGTTACAAGTTTGGATTTGATTGGAAAAGCACACAATCTCAACAGTTTCTAGAAGAAATAGCCAAAATATGGAAGAAGCAAGATAGGGGTATATTCATTGATGGACCAGGATTGAAACAAGTAATCAAAGAACTTTCAGATAGGAATACCAACCAGATATCCACTAGAAATGGTTCTGCTGACAACTTAGCGAAGAAGGCCGAAAGATCAGATACGTTGGTTGACAATGATGCAGAGAATGAACCTGTAAATAATGCAGAAAATACATTGAATTGGCAAGATTATTTCAAAGTAATTAATCCTGATGAACAGCCTAATTATAAATACGACAAGCATAGAAAACAACTTAGTTTTATTCCCAGTACAAATGCTAAGAGGTTAGcaaataatcttaattcgaatgttgattatttcaacaatagATATCATTTAATATCCGATAGGTTAtcaagaaatgaaaatttccaaaagcCATCGTTTTCTAGTATTTCCTCCATTAGCAAATCCTTAAgtcataataataaaaccaATGAAATCACTTTAATTAAGAACGTGCTTGGTAGAGATGGATCAAAATTCATCTTGTTTGGTTTACTATCAAAGAATGCTAACGACGATTTTATCTTGGAGGATTCTACGGATCATATTGAGTTAAACTTAACCCAAGCTTACAAAACCGAAGGATCATTCTATTGTCCCGGTATGTTTGTCATTGTAGAAGGTATTTATTCGGCTTCAGGGGGTTCCATGTCCAATGCGAACGTTATTGGTGGATGTTTTCATGTCAGTAACATTGGTCATCCACCGGCAGAGAGGAGGGAGCTAAGCATGGAAAATTATGGAAACCTAGACTTTATGGGAATAAACAGAGATAATGATACTAATAACAACGATAATCATATACTAAGAGTTAATAAATCACTCAAGAAAAAGTTAGTAAGTCTAGAAAAAACCCTAGTAAACCATAAACTAATCATATTGGGTTCGGATTGTTTCCTTGATGACCTCAAAATATTAGATGGGATAAAGAAGCTCTTTGGAAAGATTGAAAGTTCCTTAATAGACGACGAAACAAACCAGCCACTAGTCATAGTTCTTATTGGATCATTTACATCAAACCCGTTGACACCTACTAATTCATCTGTTGCCAACGTATCTAACActgaaaattataaaagtaattttgataacttgAGTAATATTTTATCGAACTTCCCAAATATTGTGCAGAAGGTGAAGATTGCGTTAATACCCGGCATTAATGACCCATGGCAATCGTCCCATTCATTGGGAGGGTCAAACCTTAATGCATTCCCCCAAAGATCCATACctaaaatatttacaaatagGTTAGAAAGATTATTGCCAAAGGGTAACTTAATAGCTGGATGGAATCCACTTAGAATCAACTATTTATCCCAGGAAATAGTATTAATGAAAGAcgatatcatcaacaagttcaaaagaaatgatataattttctCAAACGACTTAGAATTGGAACAACTAAAGCTACAAAAAGATAAGAACGATGATGGTCTAATCCATGCAACAGACATTAATACGAAGGAGCCTCACATATCTCCAAAAATCAAGCAGGCAAGAAAGTTGGTGAAAACTATATTAGACCAAGGTAACTTACAACCATTCTTGAAAGACATCCGTATCATTAATACCAATTTCGATTATTCTTTGAGAATTGAGCCGTTACCAAccatattgatattaaatgatGCAACCTTCCCTACTTTTGAAGTTACATACAACGGCTGTAAGGTTATTAACACTGGTAAATTAGTCGGTAATAATAGAAAGCTCtcttttgttgaatatttccCCAGTGGTAAGAAATTCGAGTTCAAAGAGGTATATTTTTag
- a CDS encoding DEHA2E02860p (similar to uniprot|P20133 Saccharomyces cerevisiae YPR176C BET2 Beta subunit of Type II geranylgeranyltransferase required for vesicular transport between the endoplasmic reticulum and the Golgi) yields MTSVETKELKFVKEKHVKYIQDLDSESTKQTFEYWLSEHLRMNGLYWGVTALGIMNSLDALSRDGVVQFVLSCWDAKQGGFGAYPKHDAHILSTLSAIQILAVYDSLEILNEQKRGQLIEFIRGLQLDNGCFQGDSFGETDTRFVYTAIQALAILGELTQEVIDPAVNFIMKCENFDGAFGMLPGAESHAAQVFTCLGTLAITNSLHLVNDVKLGNWLSERQVLPSGGFNGRPEKLPDVCYSWWVLSSLSILGKKHWIDADKLEHYILACQDLEKGGISDREDNQTDVFHTCFGITGLSLIESKTFPFSKIDPIYCLPTTVSEKLKKWPADYQT; encoded by the coding sequence ATGACAAGCGTAGAAACTAAGGAATTAAAGTTTGTCAAAGAAAAACATGTCAAGTATATACAAGATTTAGATTCAGAGTCAACAAAACAGACATTTGAATATTGGTTACTGGAACATTTACGAATGAATGGTCTCTATTGGGGCGTCACTGCTTTAGGAATTATGAATCTGTTAGATGCATTATCAAGGGATGGGGTAGTACAGTTTGTATTAAGTTGTTGGGATGCTAAACAGGGTGGATTTGGAGCATATCCTAAACATGATGCACATATTTTATCGACATTATCAGCAATCCAAATTTTGGCGGTTTACGATAGCTTGGAGATTTTAAATGAGCAAAAAAGAGGTCAGTTGATCGAGTTTATAAGAGGATTGCAATTGGACAATGGGTGTTTTCAAGGTGATTCATTTGGGGAAACAGATACTCGATTCGTGTACACTGCTATACAAGCGTTGGCTATTCTCGGGGAGTTAACCCAGGAGGTCATTGATCCTGCAGTCAACTTTATAATGAAATGTGAAAACTTTGATGGGGCATTTGGGATGTTGCCTGGAGCAGAAAGTCATGCTGCCCAAGTATTTACTTGCTTGGGCACTTTGGCCATAACTAACAGTCTACACTTGGTCAACGATGTAAAACTAGGTAATTGGCTCAGCGAAAGGCAAGTGCTTCCTAGCGGAGGCTTTAATGGAAGACCAGAAAAATTGCCGGATGTATGTTATAGTTGGTGGGTATTATCGTCATTATCTATTCTCGGCAAAAAGCACTGGATAGATGCTGACAAACTAGAACACTACATTTTAGCATGTCAGGACCTTGAAAAGGGTGGCATAAGCGATAGAGAAGACAACCAAACTGATGTCTTTCATACATGTTTTGGAATCACCGGTCTTAGTTTAATCGAGAGTAAAACATTCCCCTTCAGCAAAATTGACCCCATCTATTGCTTGCCAACAACTGTAAGTGAAAAACTCAAAAAATGGCCGGCTGACTATCAAACATAG
- a CDS encoding DEHA2E02882p (weakly similar to uniprot|P40059 Saccharomyces cerevisiae YER088C DOT6) produces MSVTMSYNNHQNQKYHPYSFRPDQNRHGYYCINQVPISHSQPPTTQTTIPPLQIPGIRSTLQTTIPQAQVQAQPHLSAPIPQPQVYYQPYPPQQYYTYVQPQGESSLPSNKPRKTKHFSTWTPAEDKLLRELKEEQKMGWKQISTYLNDRTPNACQFRWRRVVGSINVSNTSVATLLPSSPEALSSRSHSLTHIDTPSSPMTSPNQPNPSIAEPAESESREHMQIAGTTPDTRNSSHITERRKSSHHSINFLLN; encoded by the coding sequence ATGAGTGTTACTATGAGTTATAATAATCACCAGAATCAAAAGTATCATCCATACTCGTTCCGGCCAGACCAAAATAGACATGGATACTATTGCATAAACCAGGTACCAATACTGCACCTGCAACCTCCAACAACACAGACTACGATTCCACCACTCCAAATACCTGGTATCCGAAGTACGCTACAGACTACGATACCTCAAGCACAAGTACAAGCACAACCACATTTGCTGGCCCCCATTCCACAACCACAAGTTTACTACCAGCCTTATCCCCCCCAACAATACTACACATATGTCCAACCTCAGGGAGAAAGTTCTTTACCCTCCAACAAGCCCAGAAAGACCAAGCATTTTTCGACGTGGACTCCCGCAGAAGATAAACTCTTGCGAGAATTGAAGGAGGAACAGAAGATGGGCTGGAAGCAAATTCTGACCTACTTGAACGATAGAACTCCCAACGCATGCCAGTTTCGCTGGAGAAGAGTTGTAGGCAGTATAAATGTATCGAATACTTCAGTTGCTACATTGCTTCCTTCTTCACCTGAAGCCTTATCGTCTAGATCGCACTCATTAACGCACATCGATACTCCTAGTTCCCCCATGACTTCGCCAAATCAACCTAACCCTAGTATTGCAGAGCCAGCTGAATCAGAGTCCAGGGAACACATGCAAATTGCAGGTACTACACCCGATACAAGAAATTCGTCTCATATAACTGAAAGGCGTAAATCTTCGCATCACTCGATAAActtcttattaaattaa
- a CDS encoding DEHA2E02904p (similar to uniprot|P39955 Saccharomyces cerevisiae YER047C SAP1 Putative ATPase of the AAA family interacts with the Sin1p transcriptional repressor in the two-hybrid system), producing MFSRRKPPQLPLVEELQQTYNDCCNLTIRNLTLEEQNKVEDALKGWKSLHTSLLFKIEAFDKQVIKTDSEEGTLLEELKRIRDENVKHLIRSQLRMDEITRKQNTSSSNKPAIKVTSGHQGSSMTVPSLRGNGGSSSRSLTNTNATNQRRMLKSLRPGIPQHKSLNTKGAAQASKAATVSWRKPSNSKVPTIKPAKDDMFEDFDQDSFEFFDSNWEKVDSPPNLIDLDIPINGDNNETGNYLGQGLSNNGTKTNGLHDVSSSMENLTINNDFPKPRINKPSVGQNLKLQPKLSDYASKSTSDIGVSSNDGENKGVYMYNKPKPLNINRLMKGQQQKPPASRSPVRQSPAPKAKPQPKSQPVYKAKPVMKPPQASTQPPKKPNISYNYIPGSQSANKPRQNPKKTTATTAASSTAQAKPRTAAPKNIGKDDDIPMSPTMDDILGGYDDNKPLDEEMEKALKDSLDETDDPNRPLDDDEQATLIASIRGIDPLAATQILNDIVVHGDEVYWDDIVGLESAKNSLKEAVVYPFLRPDLFKGLREPTRGMLLFGPPGTGKTMLARAVATESKSTFFSISSSSLTSKYLGESEKLVKALFLIARKLAPSIVFVDEIDSLLSSRSDGDAESSRRIKNEFLIQWSELSSAAAGRDKDDGDDVSRVLILGATNLPWSIDEAARRRFVRRQYIPLPEDETRKSQIIKLLAHQKNTLSKDDYNELIALTKGFSGSDITALAKDSAMGPLRSLGDKLLDTPTENIRPINLDDFRASLNYIRPSVSSEGLVEYENWAVKFGSSGV from the coding sequence ATGTTTCTGAGACGGAAGCCACCTCAATTGCCACTAGTGGAGGAACTCCAACAGACATACAATGATTGTTGTAATTTAACTATTAGAAACTTGACATTGGAAGAGCAGAATAAGGTTGAGGATGCATTAAAAGGATGGAAGTCATTACATAcgtctttattatttaagaTAGAAGCATTTGATAAACAAGTTATCAAGACAGACAGCGAAGAAGGCACACTTTTGGAGGAGTTGAAACGAATCAGAGATGAGAACGTTAAGCATCTCATTAGGTCGCAATTAAGAATGGACGAAATCACACGGAAACAGAACACTAGTAGTAGTAATAAGCCAGCAATTAAGGTAACACTGGGGCATCAGGGGTCCTCGATGACGGTTCCGTCTTTAAGGGGTAATGGGGGCCTGTCGTCGCGATCGTTGACCAATACGAATGCAACTAACCAAAGAAGAATGTTGAAGTCGTTGAGACCAGGCATTCCTCAACACAAGTCGTTGAATACCAAGGGAGCGGCGCAGGCGTCCAAGGCAGCAACTGTATCATGGCGGAAACCCTCGAATAGTAAGGTACCTACCATTAAACCGGCCAAGGATGACATGTTTGAGGATTTTGATCAGGATTCGTTCgaattttttgattccAACTGGGAGAAAGTCGACTCTCCGCCAAACTTGATAGATCTAGATATTCCAATTAACGGTGATAATAACGAAACTGGCAACTATCTTGGCCAGGGTTTGTCCAATAATGGCACGAAAACGAATGGTCTCCATGATGTCAGTTCCTCGATGGAAAACTTAACTATTAACAACGATTTCCCCAAGCCTAGAATAAATAAGCCATCAGTAGGACAAAACTTGAAGTTACAGCCCAAGTTATCGGACTATGCGTCGAAAAGCACGTCAGATATTGGTGTGTCATCGAATGACGGAGAGAATAAAGGTGTCTACATGTATAACAAGCCAAAGCcattgaatattaatagaTTAATGAAGGGTCAACAACAAAAACCACCAGCATCGAGAAGTCCTGTCAGACAATCACCGGCACCAAAAGCAAAACCACAACCAAAACTGCAACCAGTTTATAAAGCCAAACCAGTGATGAAACCCCCACAGGCTCTGACCCAACCTCCAAAGAagccaaatatttcttaCAATTACATACCTGGAAGTCAGTCTGCAAATAAGCCCAGACAGAATCCGAAGAAGACTACAGCAACTACAGCAGCGTCTTCAACTGCACAAGCAAAACCTAGAACTGCTGCACCTAAAAATATCGGGAAAGACGATGACATACCGATGTCGCCAACTATGGATGATATTTTAGGAGGATATGATGACAATAAGCCActagatgaagaaatggaaaaagCCTTAAAAGACTCTTTGGACGAAACCGATGACCCAAACAGACCTTTGGACGACGACGAACAAGCGACACTTATTGCGTCCATTAGAGGTATCGATCCATTAGCAGCAACACAAATCTTGAACGATATAGTTGTGCATGGCGACGAGGTTTATTGGGACGATATTGTTGGCTTGGAAAGTGCCAAAAACTCATTGAAGGAGGCAGTCGTTTATCCATTTTTGAGACCCGACCTTTTCAAGGGTTTGAGAGAGCCCACAAGAGGAATGCTTTTGTTCGGACCTCCTGGTACTGGTAAGACTATGTTGGCTCGTGCAGTGGCAACAGAATCGAAATCGACGTTTTTCTCCATCAGTTCATCATCTCTTACTTCCAAATATTTGGGAGAATCAGAAAAGTTGGTCAAAGCTTTGTTTTTGATAGCTCGGAAGCTCGCTCCCTCAATTGTTTTCGTGGATGAAATAGACTCACTCTTGAGCTCAAGGTCAGACGGTGATGCTGAGAGCTcaagaagaatcaaaaacGAATTTTTAATCCAATGGTCCGAGCTCAGCAGTGCTGCCGCGGGTAGAGACAAAGATGACGGAGACGATGTCTCCAGAGTATTAATCTTGGGTGCCACAAATTTGCCGTGGTCCATCGACGAGGCTGCGCGCAGAAGGTTCGTCAGAAGACAGTATATTCCCTTACCCGAGGATGAGACCCGTAAATCGCAGatcatcaaattattaGCCCACCAGAAGAATACTCTTCTGAAAGACGACTACAATGAACTCATTGCTTTGACCAAGGGCTTCAGTGGGTCGGATATTACTGCATTAGCCAAAGACTCAGCAATGGGTCCATTACGGTCGTTGGGTGACAAATTGCTTGATACCCCAACAGAGAATATCCGCCCCATAAATCTAGACGACTTCAGAGCTagtttgaattatattcGTCCTAGTGTACTGAGCGAAGGTTTAGTTGAGTACGAAAATTGGGCGGTCAAATTTGGCTCATCAGGCGTATAG
- a CDS encoding DEHA2E02926p (similar to CA5966|IPF959 Candida albicans IPF959), with the protein MSELKDYIAQIASIAMTVLVMVFQNCIILFNYSYRTYPQFTLMVMGIVGAYMVYRLVLRMIRMWIGFLMGIIKALLMLVFICVCGAVYFRGWRFFTQDVHFIKQAIIDLYHNHDGSRKHYTKGFNVMNGFFGMFNGGDAQKGKFGSSNVLEDYGIEIDKSYFDYVEDHFHTGGDFDFDKIGQFVSDNLGDLLEGVDMQEMSNNILGSFMNRN; encoded by the coding sequence ATGAGCGAGCTAAAGGATTATATTGCACAGATAGCATCCATAGCTATGACGGTATTGGTGATGGTTTTCCAGAATTGTATAATTCTATTCAACTATTCGTACCGAACATACCCACAATTTACATTGATGGTGATGGGAATTGTGGGAGCATATATGGTATATCGATTGGTGTTGAGAATGATACGGATGTGGATAGGGTTTTTGATGGGAATAATAAAGGCCTTGTTGATGCTAGTGTTTATTTGTGTGTGTGGAGCAGTTTATTTCAGAGGTTGGAGATTTTTCACGCAAGACGTGCATTTTATCAAGCAGGCGATCATTGACTTGTACCACAACCACGATGGATCGCGGAAACACTATACGAAGGGGTTTAATGTGATGAATGGGTTCTTTGGGATGTTTAATGGGGGAGATGCGCAAAAGGGCAAGTTCGGTCTGTCAAACGTGCTCGAGGACTACGGCATTGAAATTGACAAGTCGTACTTTGATTACGTGGAAGACCACTTCCATACGGGGGGAGACTTTGATTTTGACAAGATTGGTCAGTTTGTCAGCGATAATCTTGGAGATTTATTGGAAGGCGTTGATATGCAAGAAATGAGCAACAATATCTTGGGAAGCTTTATGAACCGGAATTAA
- a CDS encoding DEHA2E02948p (weakly similar to uniprot|P36172 Saccharomyces cerevisiae YKR105C), protein MQEHVNFDGANKNLENLENQSSASLNTANISQVEGNTKSRVVRETDVQNNIGDDESDLAERLGDAHLNILPTKKMIVCLATMSLGLFISFVDQTGITIALPHIAKDLNAETTINWAGTSSLLANCVCQVLVGRFADIFGRKTVLLYSFFLLAVADLACGLAKTGVQFFIFRACCGIANGGIQSLTNIIISDIVVLKKRAKYYGILSSSIGLANCTGPLILAGFIKGSSWRTFYYIMPAICFLVAVIIYFVVNKNRKDKQEVLSRREKFKKIDYLGFIFSSAGLILLLIPISGGGSTYKWNSGLIIAMFIVGGLCLVGFLLIEWKIPRLPMIPLGLFKSGSLSLVLSTNFLYGMTYYSFTYYIPYYFQIVRGYDSIMASVLLIPLVLMQAINSIISGQIISYTGHYKHVILFGYGSWVLSCGLLLLWSETINIGVVIVVLLIMGIGLGFTFQPCMVAAQAQARKSERAVVIGARNVIRSFGGAIGIAMGSLIVSNTLLKEINQALVHKEKYANIPTDYLNYLKSHIYTRIEVTGLNEKQVKVIKSMYMKSLMNYFYLGIPLIGICFISSFFLKDRGVQCIDEQPEPKDKEKDITSK, encoded by the coding sequence ATGCAAGAACATGTCAATTTTGATGGtgcaaataaaaatttggaaaatttggaaaatcAGCTGAGTGCATCTTTAAATACGGCCAACATATCGCAGGTTGAGGGTAATACAAAATCTCGAGTCGTAAGAGAGACCGATGTACAGAATAACATTGGTGACGATGAACTGGACTTGGCTGAAAGATTAGGAGATGCtcatttaaatattttaccTACGAAAAAGATGATTGTATGTCTTGCAACAATGTCTCTAGGGTTATTTATATCTTTTGTTGATCAAACTGGCATAACCATTGCATTACCACATATTGCAAAGGATTTAAATGCAGAAACTACTATTAACTGGGCAGGTACGTCGTCACTTTTAGCGAATTGTGTATGTCAGGTGTTGGTGGGTAGATTTGCCGATATATTTGGTAGAAAGACAGTATTGTTGTATTCATTCTTTCTTTTAGCGGTTGCTGATTTGGCTTGTGGGCTTGCTAAAACAGGGgtgcaatttttcatctttagGGCATGTTGTGGTATAGCTAATGGAGGAATTCAACTGTTaacaaatattataatttccGATATTGTTGTACTTAAGAAGCGTGCTAAGTACTATGGCATTCTTTCAAGTAGTATAGGATTAGCTAACTGTACTGGTCCATTAATTTTAGCTGGTTTTATAAAAGGCTCGAGTTGGAGAACATTTTATTACATCATGCCAGCCATATGCTTTTTAGTTGCCGTAATAATCTACTTCGTTGttaataaaaatagaaAGGATAAACAGGAAGTGTTATCCAGAAGAGAGAAGTTTAAGAAGATTGATTATTTGGGGTTCATTTTCAGTTCCGCTGGTTTAATTCTCTTGCTTATACCGATTAGTGGAGGTGGATCAACATATAAATGGAATAGTGGTCTTATTATTGCCATGTTTATTGTAGGGGGGTTATGCTTAGTTGGGTTTTTGTTGATTGAATGGAAGATTCCTAGGTTACCAATGATACCGTTAGGATTATTCAAGTCTGGGCTGTTGTCGTTAGTTTTATCAACTAACTTCTTATATGGTATGACATATTATTCATTCACATATTACATTCCTtactattttcaaattgttaGAGGGTACGATTCAATAATGGCTTCAGTGTTGTTAATACCCTTGGTATTAATGCAAGCCATTAATTCGATTATCAGTGGTCAAATCATCTCGTACACTGGTCATTACAAGCATGTAATTTTATTCGGTTATGGAAGCTGGGTTTTGAGTTGCGGATTGCTATTATTATGGAGTGAAACCATTAACATAGGGGTCGTCATTGTTGTCCTCCTCATTATGGGGATAGGACTTGGATTTACCTTCCAACCATGTATGGTGGCTGCTCAGGCACAAGCCAGAAAGTCAGAAAGGGCAGTTGTTATAGGTGCTAGAAATGTTATTAGATCATTTGGAGGTGCTATTGGAATTGCAATGGGATCATTGATTGTCAGCAATACTTTATTGAAGGAAATTAATCAAGCATTAGTACATAAAGAGAAATATGCAAATATTCCCACCGACTACTTAAACTACTTAAAGCTGCATATTTATACCAGGATTGAGGTTACAGGCTTAAACGAAAAACAAGtcaaagttatcaaatCTATGTATATGAAATCACTCATGAATTACTTCTACTTAGGTATTCCTTTGATTGGAATCTGTTTTATCAGTTCATTCTTCTTAAAAGATAGAGGAGTTCAATGCATTGATGAACAACCAGAACCAAAGGACAAAGAAAAGGATATAACAAGTAAATAG
- a CDS encoding DEHA2E02970p (similar to uniprot|P39101 Saccharomyces cerevisiae YER048C CAJ1 Nuclear type II J heat shock protein of the E. coli dnaJ family contains a leucine zipper-like motif binds to non-native substrates for presentation to Ssa3p may function during protein translocation assembly and disassembly), with amino-acid sequence MIKDTKYYDILGVEPTATDVELKKAYRKQAIKCHPDKNGNDPDAAAKFQELGEAYGILQDKEKRALYDEMGVEGMQSNNVAGEADIDPAEFFSMIFGGEVFKDWIGELSMLNEVSKTADILGDEEGTESESQTADSTTATSEVATQSESASDVTKTNEEKDDILSTEAINKKKKQKMTQHQREEILKLHEETKKAQEERVRVLSENLLSRIEQYTSASTNQDSLDRFKTKLNEELEDLKIESFGIELLHLIGKIYTNQAHATINSCKTFGVSKIFSSVKSKTNSFKNGFSILKTALDAQASVEAMVREQEDIQEAIEKGEELSDSQKHRQVEMERLITGKVLAAAWASTKFEVTGILNKVCTRVLNDKSLGKKVRISRSQAVLYIGETMLKVQRSPEEAEDARIFEEMMADATAKKSTKRNKKSKVSDRDIEEFMTNVNEVHEVNEPEDIK; translated from the coding sequence ATGATTAAAGACACGAAGTACTATGATATTTTAGGCGTTGAGCCAACGGCAACAGACgtagaattgaaaaaggCATACAGGAAGCAAGCTATTAAGTGTCACCCAGATAAAAATGGTAATGACCCTGATGCAGCAGCCAAGTTTCAAGAATTAGGTGAAGCATACGGTATTTTGCAAGATAAGGAAAAAAGGGCACTCTACGATGAAATGGGTGTTGAAGGTATGCAAAGTAATAATGTTGCAGGCGAAGCAGATATCGACCCAGCTGAATTCTTCAGTATGATTTTCGGAGGTGAAGTTTTCAAAGACTGGATTGGTGAATTATCGATGTTGAACGAAGTATCTAAGACTGCGGATATTTTAGGCGACGAAGAAGGGACTGAGCTGGAATCACAGACTGCGGATTCAACCACTGCTACAAGTGAAGTAGCAACACAATCTGAAAGCGCTTCAGACGTAACCAAGACcaatgaagaaaaggatgatattttatctacTGAGGCtattaataagaaaaagaagcaaAAGATGACCCAACAtcaaagagaagaaattttgaagcTTCATGAGGAAACCAAAAAGGCCCAAGAAGAACGTGTAAGAGTCTTGTCAGAGAACTTATTATCCAGAATCGAACAATATACATCTGCCTCTACCAACCAAGATTCTTTAGATCGTTTCAAGACGAAGTTGAACGAAGAATTAGAGGacttgaaaattgaaagtttcggtatagaattattacaCTTAATTGGTAAGATTTACACAAACCAAGCTCATGCTACTATTAATTCCTGTAAGACCTTCGGTGTGTCCAAAATCTTTTCGTCGGTCAAATCGAAAACTAACAGCTTCAAGAATGGATTCTCTATTTTAAAGACAGCTTTAGATGCCCAAGCTTCTGTCGAGGCAATGGTTAGAGAGCAAGAAGATATACAAGAGGCTATCGAAAAAGGTGAAGAATTGTCTGACTCCCAAAAGCATAGACAAGTTGAAATGGAAAGATTAATCACTGGTAAGGTTTTGGCAGCCGCTTGGGCTTCTACTAAGTTCGAAGTCACCggtattttgaataaggTCTGTACTAGAGTCTTAAATGATAAATCACTCGGCAAGAAGGTCAGAATCTCCAGATCCCAGGCCGTTCTTTACATTGGTGAAACTATGTTGAAGGTCCAAAGATCACCCGAAGAAGCCGAAGATGCTAGAATCTTTGAAGAGATGATGGCAGACGCTACCGCTAAGAAATCAACtaaaagaaacaaaaaatCTAAAGTAAGTGATagagatattgaagaattcatgACAAACGTTAATGAAGTCCATGAAGTGAATGAACCCGAAGACATTAAATGA
- a CDS encoding DEHA2E02992p (similar to uniprot|Q6Q560 Saccharomyces cerevisiae YER048W-A) has translation MPNSKQILGLYKQLLEKAYKFDNYNFREFAKRKVVDSFKANKSLKNDEAIKSFYNEGINQLAMLQRQTTISQMFTFDKVVVEPLKKHH, from the coding sequence ATGCCTAATTCTAAGCAAATACTAGGCTTATACAAGCAGCTTTTGGAAAAAGCTTATAAGTTTGATAACTATAACTTTAGAGAGTTCGCCAAGAGAAAGGTTGTTGATTCATTTAAGGCAAACAAATCCTTGAAGAATGATGAAGctattaaatcattttATAATGAGGGAATAAACCAGTTAGCTATGTTACAGAGACAAACAACCATTTCTCAAATGTTTACCTTTGATAAGGTAGTCGTTGAGCCATTAAAGAAGCATCATTAG